The Burkholderia ambifaria AMMD genome contains the following window.
CGGCTCACCAACGCGGCCGGCGACGTGGCCGACGTGCCGATCCGCCCCGTGCTGATCTCGAACGAATCGATCACCGTGCTGCGCCAGGCCGCGAGCGGCGGCGGCATCGCGCTGATCTCCACGCACTACATCGCGCGGCGGCTCGAGAAGAACGAACTCGAGATCGTGTTGCCCGACTGGCACCGCACCGACGACGTCGAACTGCACGCGCTCTATCCGCGCCGCGCGACGCTCGACAGCAAGGTGCGCATCTTCGTCGAGTTCCTGACGGAAGTCTTCACCGGTTGGCGGAACGCGCCGTAACCGGCATCGCACGACCGGAAATCGACGCGTACCGTCTGGATTATTGCGGGACACGAAAGGAATTAATGAGTAGGCAAGCGTTGATCGCCGCTCGTCGCATCGTTAGCCTGTTGCGATGCAAAACGACACTACACACACCGCACGCTATGGCAGCCATGGGCCGGCTGCGCGCCGACGCGTCACGCGCGTCGCGCCTTCCTGACCGGTACTAGCCCGCCTGCCGAAGTCCGTCACGGCTTCGCGCCTCCGATTCAACGCCTGAACCGCACGCTGCAACGCGTCGTCGCCGCCTGGCCGGCGGCGCGCGGGCAGCGTGTGTCCGTCCGCTTCGTGGTGCTCCCGCGCAGGCGTCGCGCGCGTACACGTGCGCGACTGGCAGCGTATGCCGCACGGACCACCCTTCATCACGCAGGAACGCCATGTCCTCTTCCTCACCGCCCGGCCCGCTGACGGGCGCCCGCCTCGCGATCGGCACGATCGCGGTTTCGCTCGCGATGTTCATGAACGTGCTCGACTCGTCGATCGCGAACGTCGCGATCCCGACGATCTCGGGCGAGCTCGGCGTGTCGGTCGACGAAGGCACGTGGGTGATCACGATCTTCGCGGCCGCCAACGCCGTGTCGATTCCATTGACGGGCTGGCTCACGCAGCGCTTCGGCCAGGTGCGCCTGTTCGTCACGTCGATCCTGCTGTTCGTGTTCGCGTCGTGGCTGTGCGGGATCGCGCCGAACCTGCCGACGCTGCTCGCCGCGCGCATCCTGCAGGGTGCAGTGGCCGGGCCGCTCGCGCCGCTGTCGCAGGCGCTGCTGCTCGGCGCATGGCCGCGGCAGAAATCGGCGACGGCGCTCGCGCTGTGGTCGATGACCGCGCTCGTCGGCCCGATCGCGGGGCCGTCGCTCGGCGGCTGGATCACCTACGACTACAACTGGTCGTGGATCTTCTACATCAATATTCCGGTCGGTTTCTTCGCGGCGGCGGTCACGTGGTTCGTGTTCCGCGATCGCGAATCGCCGGTGCGCCGCCTGCCGATCGACACGGTCGGTCTCCTGCTGCTCGTGCTGTGGGTTGCGTCGCTGCAGATCATGCTCGACAAGGGCAAGGATCTCGACTGGTTCAATTCGCCCGTCATCGTCGCGCTCGGCATCGTCGCGCTGGTCGGCTTCGCGTTCTTTCTCGTGTGGGAGCTGACCGAAGCCAATCCGATCGTCGACCTGCGGCTCTTCACGCAGCGCAATTTCGCGGGCGGCACGATCGCGATCTCGGTCGCGTACGGGATGTTCTTCGGCACGCTGGTGCTGCTGCCGCAGTGGATGCAGGGCTATCTCGGCTATCGCGCGATCGACTCCGGGCTCGCCACCGCGCCGCTCGGGATCTTCGCGATCCTGCTGACGCCGGTGATGGGACGCATCCTGCCGCGCACCGATCCGCGCTACCTCGCGACGTTCGCGTTCGTCGGTTTCGCGGTCGTGTTCATGATGCGCACGACGTTCTATTCCGACGTGTCGCACTGGGATCTCGTGCTGCCGACGCTGCTGCAGGGCATTCCGATGGCGATGTTCTTCGTGCCGCTCACCGCGATCATCCTGTCGGGGCTGCCGCCGGAGAAGATTCCCGCGGCCGCCGGCCTGTCGAATTTCGGCCGCACGTTCTGCGGCGCGGTCGGCACGTCGTTGATCAGCAATGCGTGGAACGACCGGACGATCCTGCATCACGTGCGGCTCACCGAACAGGCGAGCCCGGGCAACCCGATCTTCGCGCAGCAGCTCGACAGCGCGCGTTCGCTGCTGCACCTGAGCCCCGATTCGGCGCTCGCGTTCTTCAATACGTCGGTCGATTCGCAGGCGGCCGTGATGGGGCTGAACGACATCTTCTACGTGTCGGCGATCATCTTCATCGCGATCATTCCGCTGATCTGGATCACCCGGCCGTCGCGCTCGGGCGGCGACGACGCGGGCGCGGCGGCAGCGGGCGCGCATTGATCGCGTGCCGTTATCGTTGGCTCGATCGGTGGCTTGCTCACCGGCGTCATCGCTGTTCGAGGATGTAATAAAGACTTGCAATCGATACAGGCGGAAACGTCAACAGCCGGGGCCGGCACAGCGTTGATTCGATAAGCGCCAACGATTCGCGCGCAACGACAGGAGAAAGTCGCACGCCCGGGCCGCGCGCCTGCACCGTGACGACCGCAGGATCCGCCAGGAAGAGCGGGACAGGGCCGCTGAGGATCGCGGCCACATTACGCAGAGCAGAGCGAAAAGCACGTGCTGAACCGGCAGGAAAACGCGGTCAGCCACAAGATCGGCGAGTAACGCCGGCAAGCGTCGATTCGCCATCCTTTGAAACGCCCGCTGCCGCCGCGCGCGACAGCGGGCGCTTATGTATCGAATCGTTTCAGCATGCCGTATCCGTCAAGTGCCGCGG
Protein-coding sequences here:
- a CDS encoding DHA2 family efflux MFS transporter permease subunit; protein product: MSSSSPPGPLTGARLAIGTIAVSLAMFMNVLDSSIANVAIPTISGELGVSVDEGTWVITIFAAANAVSIPLTGWLTQRFGQVRLFVTSILLFVFASWLCGIAPNLPTLLAARILQGAVAGPLAPLSQALLLGAWPRQKSATALALWSMTALVGPIAGPSLGGWITYDYNWSWIFYINIPVGFFAAAVTWFVFRDRESPVRRLPIDTVGLLLLVLWVASLQIMLDKGKDLDWFNSPVIVALGIVALVGFAFFLVWELTEANPIVDLRLFTQRNFAGGTIAISVAYGMFFGTLVLLPQWMQGYLGYRAIDSGLATAPLGIFAILLTPVMGRILPRTDPRYLATFAFVGFAVVFMMRTTFYSDVSHWDLVLPTLLQGIPMAMFFVPLTAIILSGLPPEKIPAAAGLSNFGRTFCGAVGTSLISNAWNDRTILHHVRLTEQASPGNPIFAQQLDSARSLLHLSPDSALAFFNTSVDSQAAVMGLNDIFYVSAIIFIAIIPLIWITRPSRSGGDDAGAAAAGAH